A part of Thermotoga petrophila RKU-1 genomic DNA contains:
- a CDS encoding ATP-binding protein produces the protein MGYKIVVNYDWCKACKLCAWACPTGAITSDEIGKPVTNENKCIGCLKCEKICPDMAIEIVSDENA, from the coding sequence ATGGGTTACAAGATCGTGGTGAATTACGACTGGTGCAAAGCGTGTAAGCTGTGCGCGTGGGCTTGTCCGACTGGTGCCATTACAAGCGATGAAATAGGAAAACCCGTGACAAACGAGAACAAATGCATCGGATGTTTAAAATGTGAGAAAATATGTCCGGATATGGCCATAGAAATTGTGAGTGATGAGAATGCCTGA
- a CDS encoding type III pantothenate kinase: MYLLVDVGNTHSVFSITEDGKTFRRWRLSTGVFQTEDELFSHLHPLLGDAMRGIKGIGVASVVPTQNTVIERFSQKYFNISPIWVKAKNGCVKWNVKNPSEVGADRVANVVAFVKEYGKNGIIVDMGTATTVDLVVNGSYEGGAILPGLFMMVHSLFRGTAKLPLVEVKPADFVVGKDTEENIRLGVVNGSVYALEGIIGRMKEVYGDLPVVLTGGQSKIVKDMIKHEIFDEDLTIKGVYHFCFGD; encoded by the coding sequence TTGTACCTCCTCGTGGACGTGGGTAACACGCATTCTGTCTTCTCTATCACCGAAGATGGTAAAACTTTCAGAAGGTGGAGGCTGTCCACCGGTGTGTTTCAAACGGAGGACGAACTCTTTTCACACCTTCATCCTCTTCTGGGCGATGCTATGCGTGGGATAAAGGGTATAGGAGTGGCCTCCGTCGTTCCCACTCAGAACACAGTTATAGAACGTTTTTCCCAAAAATATTTCAACATATCACCGATATGGGTGAAGGCGAAAAACGGATGTGTGAAATGGAACGTGAAGAATCCCTCGGAAGTGGGGGCTGATAGGGTGGCCAACGTTGTCGCTTTCGTCAAGGAATACGGTAAAAACGGAATCATCGTCGACATGGGAACGGCAACCACCGTGGATCTTGTTGTGAACGGATCTTACGAAGGAGGAGCCATTTTACCAGGACTCTTCATGATGGTTCACTCGCTCTTTCGGGGAACGGCAAAACTTCCGCTCGTTGAGGTAAAACCAGCGGATTTTGTTGTAGGAAAGGATACGGAAGAAAACATCAGGTTGGGTGTAGTGAACGGAAGTGTCTACGCTCTTGAGGGGATAATAGGACGAATGAAGGAAGTTTACGGTGATTTACCGGTGGTTCTCACGGGAGGTCAGTCGAAGATCGTGAAAGATATGATAAAACACGAGATCTTCGATGAGGACCTCACGATCAAGGGGGTGTACCATTTCTGCTTCGGAGATTGA
- a CDS encoding sodium ion-translocating decarboxylase subunit beta, which yields MSIISALANFFAQTAFPYLTFGNIAMFAVAIALLYVAIVKHSEPLLLIPIAFGIILANIPVETTGILNEGGFLYYIKKGLDLGIYPPLIFLGIGALTDFSFMLSYPITIFLGAAAQMGIFFTFFVAKVLGFSLKQAASISIIGGADGPTAIYITNTLSPELIAPIAISAYSYIALIPILQPVVSRILVSKEERKIKMKPPRKVSRFERLSFPIVITIATALLIPKSLPLVGSLMFGNLLREAGIVKRLVEAASRYILDTVTILLMLSVGASARADVFLTPQSLMIFFLGAAAFIVSMSSGILFAKLMNLFLKDKINPLIGAAGVSAVPDSARVAQKLAQEEDPRNHILMHAMGPNVAGVIGSATVAGVFLMFLS from the coding sequence TTGTCGATTATATCAGCCCTGGCAAATTTCTTTGCTCAAACCGCGTTCCCATATCTCACATTTGGAAACATAGCCATGTTCGCAGTGGCCATTGCCCTGCTTTACGTAGCTATAGTGAAACACTCAGAACCTCTTCTTTTGATTCCCATAGCCTTTGGAATCATTCTTGCGAACATACCCGTTGAAACCACGGGAATATTGAACGAAGGCGGTTTTCTCTACTACATAAAGAAAGGCCTTGACCTGGGAATCTATCCTCCTCTCATCTTCCTCGGAATAGGCGCCCTCACAGATTTTTCCTTCATGCTCTCGTACCCGATCACCATCTTTCTCGGTGCGGCTGCACAGATGGGAATATTTTTCACCTTTTTTGTGGCAAAGGTTCTAGGATTTTCTCTGAAACAGGCGGCTTCCATCTCCATCATAGGTGGTGCAGATGGGCCAACCGCCATTTACATAACGAACACACTATCCCCAGAATTGATCGCCCCCATAGCCATATCTGCTTATTCCTACATCGCTCTCATTCCCATCCTCCAACCCGTCGTTTCCAGAATTTTAGTAAGCAAAGAAGAACGAAAAATCAAAATGAAACCACCAAGAAAGGTGAGCAGATTCGAGAGACTTTCATTTCCGATAGTGATAACAATAGCAACCGCTCTTCTGATTCCAAAGTCGCTCCCTCTGGTTGGATCTCTCATGTTTGGAAACCTCCTCAGAGAAGCGGGGATTGTGAAAAGACTCGTTGAAGCCGCCAGCAGGTACATACTCGACACGGTGACGATCCTTCTCATGCTTTCAGTTGGGGCTTCTGCAAGAGCCGATGTTTTCTTGACTCCCCAAAGTCTGATGATATTCTTTCTCGGAGCAGCCGCTTTCATCGTGTCAATGAGTTCTGGGATTCTGTTTGCGAAACTCATGAACCTGTTTTTGAAGGATAAAATAAACCCGCTCATAGGAGCGGCTGGTGTTTCTGCCGTACCAGATTCTGCCAGAGTTGCACAGAAACTCGCTCAGGAAGAAGATCCAAGGAATCACATACTCATGCACGCAATGGGACCCAACGTGGCGGGAGTCATAGGCTCAGCCACTGTGGCAGGAGTGTTTCTGATGTTCCTCAGCTGA
- a CDS encoding 2-oxoacid:acceptor oxidoreductase subunit alpha — MPEMMFLQGNEACALGAIKAGCRFFAGYPITPSTEIAEVMARELPKVGGVFVQMEDEIASAAAVVGASLAGVKSMTATSGPGFSLMQEVIGYAIMTETPCVFVNVMRLGPSTGLPTKPAQGDIMQTRWGTHGDHAIIALYPSSVAEVYRYIITAFNLAEEYRTPVVFLMDAMLGHMRESFYPPKDEELFIIERLKDTSFGEEDLFVSFSESEYAEPTPFPMAEMGKTRFHVSGLVHDESGFPLTSPDVAEKLIRRLTNKIRLHADEIAFYEEYETEDAEILVVAYGIVARSAMKAVKIARRDRIKVGLFKPITIWPAPVSRFRKLAEKVNTIVIAEMNLGQYAKELISSIDRRSKVIRTINKVNGELIKPEEILDVITETQIEI, encoded by the coding sequence ATGCCTGAGATGATGTTTCTTCAGGGGAACGAAGCGTGTGCTCTGGGCGCGATAAAAGCAGGATGCAGGTTTTTCGCAGGCTATCCGATCACTCCCTCCACAGAGATAGCGGAGGTGATGGCAAGAGAACTGCCAAAAGTGGGGGGAGTTTTCGTTCAAATGGAAGACGAAATAGCCAGTGCAGCGGCTGTTGTTGGAGCGTCCCTCGCCGGAGTGAAATCGATGACCGCCACAAGTGGACCCGGATTCAGCCTCATGCAGGAGGTTATAGGCTACGCGATCATGACGGAAACACCGTGTGTCTTTGTCAACGTCATGAGACTCGGCCCTTCCACTGGACTTCCAACGAAACCCGCGCAGGGAGACATCATGCAGACAAGATGGGGAACACACGGAGACCACGCCATAATCGCTCTCTATCCATCATCTGTCGCGGAAGTTTATCGTTATATAATCACTGCGTTCAACTTAGCGGAAGAGTACAGGACTCCTGTTGTGTTTCTCATGGACGCAATGCTCGGTCACATGAGGGAAAGTTTCTATCCACCGAAAGATGAGGAACTGTTCATCATAGAGAGACTGAAAGACACTTCTTTTGGAGAAGAAGATCTTTTCGTATCCTTTTCTGAAAGTGAGTACGCAGAACCCACACCATTCCCCATGGCTGAGATGGGAAAAACGAGGTTTCATGTCTCCGGTCTCGTCCATGACGAATCGGGTTTCCCTCTAACTTCTCCTGATGTGGCAGAAAAATTGATAAGAAGGCTTACGAACAAAATCAGACTCCATGCGGATGAAATAGCTTTCTACGAGGAGTACGAGACGGAAGACGCAGAAATTCTGGTGGTGGCCTATGGAATAGTCGCAAGAAGCGCTATGAAAGCAGTGAAGATCGCAAGACGCGACAGAATCAAGGTGGGATTGTTCAAGCCCATCACAATCTGGCCGGCTCCCGTATCACGTTTCAGAAAATTGGCAGAAAAAGTGAACACCATAGTGATAGCCGAGATGAATCTGGGGCAGTACGCGAAAGAACTCATAAGTTCCATAGACAGAAGATCGAAAGTCATAAGAACTATAAACAAAGTGAACGGAGAACTCATAAAACCTGAAGAGATTCTGGATGTTATAACCGAAACTCAAATAGAGATTTAA
- a CDS encoding O-acetyl-L-homoserine sulfhydrylase, with translation MDWKKYGYNTRALHAGYEPPEQTTGSRAVPIYQTTSYVFRNSDHAARLFALEEPGFIYTRIGNPTVSVLEERIAALEEGVGALAVASGQAAITYAILNIAGPGDEIVSGSALYGGTYNLFRHTLYKKSGIIVKFVDETDPKNIEEAITEKTKAVYLETIGNPGLTVPDFEAIAEIAHRHGVPLIVDNTVAPYIFRPFEHGADIVVYSATKFIGGHGTSIGGLIVDSGKFDWTNGKFPELVEPDPIYHGVSYVETFKEAAYIAKCRTQLLRDLGSCMSPFNAFLFILGLETLSLRMKKHCENALKIVEFLKSHPAVSWVNYPIAEGNKTRENALKYLKEGYGAIVTFGVKGGKEAGKKFIDSLTLISHLANIGDARTLAIHPASTTHQQLTEEEQLKTGVTPDMIRLSVGIEDVEDIIADLDQALRKSQEG, from the coding sequence ATGGACTGGAAGAAATACGGTTACAACACAAGGGCTCTTCACGCAGGTTATGAACCACCCGAGCAGACCACAGGATCGAGAGCGGTCCCTATATATCAAACGACTTCTTACGTTTTCAGAAATTCTGATCACGCAGCGAGACTCTTTGCCCTTGAAGAGCCTGGGTTCATCTACACAAGGATTGGAAATCCTACCGTTTCGGTCCTTGAAGAAAGAATAGCCGCTCTGGAAGAAGGGGTGGGAGCCTTAGCAGTTGCCAGTGGACAAGCCGCTATAACTTATGCCATTTTGAACATTGCAGGTCCAGGAGATGAGATCGTCAGCGGGAGCGCGCTGTATGGGGGAACGTACAATCTGTTCAGACACACTCTCTATAAAAAATCCGGCATCATCGTGAAGTTTGTGGATGAGACAGATCCAAAGAACATAGAAGAGGCCATCACCGAGAAAACAAAGGCGGTGTACCTTGAAACTATCGGGAATCCCGGTCTCACAGTGCCGGACTTTGAAGCGATAGCGGAGATCGCTCACAGACACGGTGTTCCTTTGATAGTGGACAATACGGTAGCGCCATACATATTCAGGCCCTTCGAACACGGTGCCGACATCGTTGTTTATTCGGCCACGAAATTCATCGGAGGACACGGAACATCGATAGGCGGTCTCATCGTAGACAGCGGAAAATTCGACTGGACGAACGGAAAGTTTCCAGAACTCGTGGAACCAGATCCCATCTACCACGGTGTGAGTTATGTGGAGACGTTCAAAGAAGCAGCCTACATAGCAAAATGTAGAACCCAGCTTTTGAGGGACCTGGGAAGCTGTATGAGCCCGTTCAACGCGTTTCTGTTCATCCTCGGACTTGAAACCCTCAGCTTGAGGATGAAGAAACACTGTGAAAACGCACTGAAGATCGTTGAATTTCTGAAATCGCATCCCGCCGTGAGCTGGGTCAACTATCCGATAGCTGAAGGCAATAAAACCAGAGAAAACGCACTGAAATACCTCAAAGAAGGATACGGTGCGATTGTAACGTTCGGTGTGAAAGGCGGAAAAGAGGCGGGAAAGAAGTTCATAGACAGTCTCACACTCATTTCCCACCTCGCCAACATTGGTGATGCAAGAACTCTGGCTATTCATCCCGCTTCGACAACCCATCAGCAGCTCACGGAAGAAGAGCAGTTGAAAACGGGTGTTACTCCGGATATGATAAGATTGTCTGTTGGAATAGAAGATGTGGAAGATATCATAGCCGATCTGGATCAGGCTCTCAGAAAATCTCAGGAGGGATGA
- the metA gene encoding homoserine O-acetyltransferase MetA, with protein sequence MPINVPSGLPAVKVLAKEGIFVMTEKRAIHQDIRPLEILILNLMPDKIKTEIQLLRLLGNTPLQVNVTLLYTETHKPKHTPIEHILKFYTTFSAVKDRKFDGFIITGAPVELLPFEEVDYWEELTEIMEWSRHNVYSTMFICWAAQAGLYYFYGIPKYELPQKLSGVYKHRVAKDSVLFRGHDDFFWAPHSRYTEVKKEDIDKVPELEILAESDEAGVYVVANKSERQIFVTGHPEYDRYTLRDEYYRDIGRNLKVPIPANYFPNDDPTKTPILTWWSHAHLFFSNWLNYCIYQKTPYRLEDIH encoded by the coding sequence TTGCCAATAAACGTTCCAAGCGGTCTTCCTGCTGTGAAAGTCTTGGCAAAAGAGGGCATTTTCGTTATGACGGAAAAGAGGGCGATCCACCAGGACATCCGCCCTCTTGAAATTCTCATTCTGAACCTGATGCCAGACAAAATAAAAACGGAGATTCAACTTCTCAGACTCCTTGGAAACACTCCTCTTCAGGTGAATGTGACCTTACTCTACACCGAAACTCACAAACCGAAACACACTCCCATTGAACACATTCTAAAGTTCTACACAACTTTTTCCGCTGTTAAAGATAGAAAATTCGATGGATTCATCATCACGGGCGCTCCCGTGGAACTCCTTCCGTTCGAAGAAGTGGATTACTGGGAAGAACTCACAGAAATCATGGAATGGAGCCGCCACAACGTGTACTCAACCATGTTCATCTGCTGGGCGGCTCAGGCGGGACTGTACTATTTCTACGGAATACCGAAGTACGAACTTCCACAGAAGCTCTCAGGCGTTTACAAGCACAGAGTCGCAAAAGATTCGGTCCTCTTCAGGGGACACGACGACTTCTTCTGGGCGCCGCACTCGCGGTACACCGAAGTGAAGAAGGAAGACATAGACAAAGTACCGGAGCTTGAGATCCTTGCAGAGTCGGACGAAGCTGGTGTTTACGTGGTTGCAAACAAAAGCGAAAGACAGATATTCGTCACAGGACATCCCGAGTACGACAGATACACACTGCGAGACGAATATTATCGAGATATAGGTCGAAATCTGAAGGTGCCGATTCCTGCCAATTACTTTCCAAACGACGATCCCACAAAAACTCCCATTCTCACCTGGTGGAGTCATGCTCACCTCTTCTTCAGCAACTGGTTGAATTACTGCATCTACCAGAAAACACCTTACAGATTGGAAGACATACACTGA